Proteins encoded by one window of Sphaerodactylus townsendi isolate TG3544 linkage group LG02, MPM_Stown_v2.3, whole genome shotgun sequence:
- the LOC125426234 gene encoding factor of DNA methylation 3-like, whose translation MAARRKNSIPETDTKLDQVLEMITMMQKDNMEHFQKLEQGFERSFQKLESEIREIKSDLTKLKVTDEKVQKLTLTVNQLQENQEEMNEKSKETEIEMEKMRNQMALLEIKLKADVLRFRGVPEEEGENIKKKMTHHLSKYINMEEDEFDEDISKVVRANYSKRDVLKRERDVLIFFSRKRTREDILAQSIKTSLQIQDKKILILKDIPNRILQKRKEYYFLRDFLRENNIRYKWEDLEGLRATYNFKSYRLTTVPQAQDFLEKLKKNLKEIPATLQDQNG comes from the exons ATGGCTGCCAGGCGGAAAAATAGCATTCCTGAAACAGACACCAAATTAGATCAAGTATTGGAGATGATAACTATGATGCAGAAAGATAATATGGAACACTTTCAAAAACTGGAGCAAGGCTTCGAAAGAAGCTTCCAAAAACTGGAAAGTGAAATCAGAGAGATCAAATCAGACTTAACAAAGCTGAAAGTAACCGATGAGAAAGTTCAGAAGCTAACTCTGACAGTTAACCAACTCCAAGAAAATCAAGAAGAGATGAATGAGAAATCTAAAGAGACAGAAATAGAGATGGAAAAGATGAGAAACCAAATGGCCCTTCTTGAGATTAAACTTAAAGCAGATGTGTTAAGATTCAGAGGAGTGCCcgaagaggaaggagagaataTTAAGAAGAAAATGACCCACCATCTCTCgaaatatataaatatggaaGAAGATGAATTTGATGAGGATATAAGCAAAGTAGTCCGAGCTAACTACAGCAAGAGAGACGtcttgaaaagggaaagggatgtCTTGATTTTCTTCTCCAGGAAAAGAACAAGGGAGGATATACTGGCCCAAAGTATCAAAACCAGTCTCCAAATACAAGACAAGAAAATATTGATATTGAAAGACATTCCCAACCGGattttacagaaaaggaaagaatattATTTCTTGAGAGACTTCCTTAGAGAAAATAATATCAGGTATAAGTGGGAAGATCTAGAAGGACTTAGGGCAACATACAATTTTAAATCTTATAGATTGACCACAGTACCACAAGCCCAAGACTTCCTTGAAAAACTCAAAAAGAACTTAAAAGAAATCCCAGCCACGTTACAAG ATCAGAATGGTTAA